A single Blattabacterium sp. (Mastotermes darwiniensis) str. MADAR DNA region contains:
- the rodA gene encoding rod shape-determining protein RodA codes for MIKRNKTLLVNIDWWIVTIYSFIVFFGCMNLYSVSSEKAEKQLIWILFSLVCIFIVFLLKPIHYKYFSPFFFLFTLFLLIGVFFFGKNINGSKSWYVFGSISFQPSELSKISTSLIIARLMSQEDIQKNKKTLLYIFVILILPTMLIFFQPDPGSSIVFSSFILTLYREGLSVFFIFYLFFLIFLFVLSLNISPWIIIFSLSIILLWIFFIKKKQISIRDLFFHILFFIFFSTFVLISPFFYQKFFKKHHKDRINILFKNEFDRKYRENVGYNLLYSKTAIGSGKFFGKGYQKGTITKGKFVPEQHTDYIFCTVGEEWGFLGSVVLIVSYLLFISRIYFLSERQKDIFGRIFGYSVGNILFFHFFINLGMVMGLFPTIGIVLPFFSYGGSSIWSFTILLFIFIRLDASDQTSLI; via the coding sequence TTGATCAAAAGAAATAAAACATTATTAGTAAATATCGATTGGTGGATTGTAACAATTTATAGTTTCATAGTTTTTTTTGGATGTATGAACCTCTATTCTGTTTCTTCTGAAAAAGCGGAAAAGCAATTGATATGGATTTTATTTAGTTTGGTTTGCATATTTATTGTTTTTCTTTTGAAACCTATACATTATAAATACTTTTCTCCATTCTTTTTTTTATTTACGTTATTTCTTTTAATAGGAGTATTCTTTTTTGGTAAGAATATAAATGGATCAAAATCCTGGTATGTTTTTGGTAGTATTAGTTTTCAACCTTCTGAATTATCCAAAATATCAACCTCTTTAATAATAGCTCGTCTTATGAGTCAAGAAGATATTCAAAAAAATAAGAAAACTCTATTATATATATTTGTAATATTGATATTACCTACAATGTTAATATTTTTTCAGCCAGATCCAGGTTCTTCTATAGTTTTTTCTTCCTTTATTCTTACTTTATATAGAGAAGGATTGTCTGTATTTTTCATATTTTATTTATTTTTTTTGATTTTTTTGTTCGTTCTTTCGTTAAATATTTCTCCATGGATCATTATATTCTCTCTTTCTATAATTCTTTTATGGATTTTTTTTATAAAAAAGAAACAAATATCCATAAGGGATTTATTTTTTCATATTTTATTCTTTATTTTTTTTTCTACTTTTGTTTTGATTTCCCCATTTTTCTATCAAAAATTTTTTAAAAAACATCATAAAGATAGGATAAATATCCTATTTAAAAATGAATTTGACAGAAAATATAGAGAAAATGTAGGATATAATCTTTTATATTCCAAAACAGCTATTGGATCTGGAAAATTTTTTGGAAAAGGATATCAAAAAGGAACTATTACAAAAGGAAAATTTGTTCCTGAACAACATACGGATTATATTTTTTGTACTGTAGGAGAAGAATGGGGTTTTTTAGGAAGTGTTGTTTTAATTGTATCTTATTTATTGTTCATAAGTCGTATATATTTTTTATCTGAAAGACAGAAAGATATTTTTGGAAGAATTTTTGGATATTCTGTAGGAAATATTCTTTTTTTTCATTTTTTCATTAATTTAGGAATGGTTATGGGTCTTTTTCCAACAATAGGAATTGTATTACCTTTTTTTAGTTACGGAGGTTCTTCTATTTGGTCTTTTACCATTTTATTATTCATTTTTATTCGATTAGATGCTTCAGATCAAACTAGTCTGATCTGA
- the mrdA gene encoding penicillin-binding protein 2 — translation MKKLYIFYILLGTIGLIFIIRLFYIQIYTEKYILNAFNTSIKQEIIIPERGSIFDRNNHLLVFNKSIYELIVIPILIDERFNIIEFCNLVGIEKETFHKNLRKAKSYSKYLPSVFLPFISKEKFATIQEKLYKYKGFDWTKRSLRDYKVESSANVLGYIGEVSPKDLKKETHYYQIGDFIGWAGVEKSYERILRGKKGVRYWVRDKNGCIIGSYNNKKNNVKAISGNDISLTIDWNLQNYAEKLMYQKKGGIVAINPKNGEILSLVSSPINNPNLFVGINRSKEFKKLIKNTIDYPLFDRTTQARYSPASPFKLLTELAGLQMGVVNKNTTFICYNGFRYGKKRIHCHSGIHGFPIGIETAVAVSCNNYFAQVYKRVIEKYPKNLTKGVNEWSDIIKSFGFGNYLYNDLATGEKGVIPSGDYYNKKYGYTKWNALTIISNSIGQGEINVTPIQLANMVCAIANKGFFYTPHIVKSINNKPITNPNYTIAKKTKVERKYFDLIISGMEKVFEIGTGKSFKSSDIRMAGKTGTSQNFIKIKQKSISLPDHSIFILFAPVEDPKIAISVIIENGGFGSRWAGPIASLIAEKYIKNHVHKNRINIEKRIMTSGLKNVYDYIARMKVYNKKNTKYSLDQKK, via the coding sequence TTGAAAAAATTATATATTTTCTATATTCTATTAGGAACTATAGGTTTAATTTTTATAATTAGATTATTTTACATACAAATATATACTGAAAAATATATTTTAAATGCCTTTAATACTTCTATAAAGCAAGAAATTATTATTCCTGAAAGAGGCTCTATTTTTGATCGCAATAATCACTTATTGGTTTTCAATAAATCCATTTATGAGTTAATAGTCATTCCCATATTGATAGATGAACGTTTTAATATCATAGAATTTTGTAATCTTGTAGGAATAGAAAAAGAGACTTTTCATAAAAATTTAAGAAAAGCAAAATCTTATTCAAAATATTTACCATCTGTTTTTCTTCCTTTTATTTCCAAAGAAAAATTTGCTACAATACAAGAAAAACTTTATAAGTATAAAGGTTTTGATTGGACAAAACGTTCTCTTAGAGATTATAAGGTAGAAAGTTCTGCTAATGTTTTAGGATATATAGGGGAAGTTAGTCCAAAAGATCTTAAGAAAGAAACTCATTATTATCAAATAGGGGACTTTATTGGATGGGCTGGTGTAGAGAAATCCTATGAGAGAATATTGAGAGGAAAAAAAGGAGTAAGATATTGGGTAAGGGATAAGAATGGATGTATTATAGGTAGCTACAATAACAAGAAAAATAATGTTAAAGCTATTAGTGGAAATGATATTTCTTTAACTATAGATTGGAATTTACAAAATTATGCAGAAAAACTCATGTATCAAAAAAAAGGAGGAATAGTGGCTATTAATCCTAAAAATGGCGAAATTTTATCTTTAGTTTCCAGTCCCATTAACAATCCTAATTTGTTTGTAGGAATTAATCGTTCTAAAGAGTTTAAAAAGTTAATCAAAAACACAATAGATTATCCTTTATTTGATAGAACAACACAAGCTCGTTATTCTCCTGCTTCTCCATTTAAATTGTTAACGGAATTAGCAGGTCTTCAAATGGGTGTTGTAAATAAGAACACGACTTTTATATGTTATAATGGTTTTAGATATGGAAAAAAAAGAATTCATTGTCATTCTGGAATTCATGGATTTCCAATAGGAATAGAAACTGCTGTAGCTGTATCCTGTAACAATTATTTTGCACAAGTTTATAAACGTGTAATTGAAAAATATCCAAAAAATTTAACGAAAGGAGTTAATGAATGGAGTGATATTATTAAAAGTTTTGGTTTTGGAAATTACTTATACAATGATTTAGCTACTGGAGAAAAAGGAGTTATTCCATCTGGAGATTATTACAATAAAAAATATGGATACACAAAATGGAATGCTCTCACTATTATTTCCAATAGTATTGGACAAGGAGAAATTAATGTTACTCCTATTCAATTAGCTAATATGGTTTGTGCTATAGCAAACAAAGGTTTTTTTTACACTCCACATATTGTAAAGAGTATTAATAACAAACCAATAACCAATCCAAATTATACTATTGCTAAAAAGACTAAAGTAGAAAGAAAATATTTTGATTTAATCATTAGTGGAATGGAAAAAGTTTTTGAGATTGGAACTGGAAAAAGTTTTAAATCTTCAGATATTAGAATGGCTGGAAAAACTGGAACATCACAAAATTTTATTAAGATTAAACAAAAGTCGATCTCTCTTCCTGATCACTCTATTTTTATTTTATTTGCTCCAGTAGAAGATCCTAAAATAGCTATTTCTGTTATAATAGAAAATGGAGGATTTGGATCACGTTGGGCTGGTCCTATAGCTAGCCTTATTGCAGAAAAATATATTAAAAATCATGTACATAAAAATAGAATAAATATTGAGAAAAGAATAATGACTTCAGGATTAAAAAATGTGTATGATTACATAGCAAGAATGAAAGTATATAATAAAAAAAATACAAAATATTCTCTTGATCAAAAGAAATAA
- the mreC gene encoding rod shape-determining protein MreC, giving the protein MKWRFLIFFILLEYTALLLSFSKINLNQYFDTNSSNFIGNIYKNIYRLRRYLFLDIENEKLINENARLRHSLISSKIKKYTIDFKEENIDYLQQYIFTPVKIINNSIHGQENYITINKGSLDGIETDMGIILSDGIAGIIVKTSPHFSIAISLLNPKIKVNARLKKNKYFGTVSWDGLDHEYVVLYDIPRHSIFNKGDIVETDGKSATFPEGIPIGKVYGYRFDEEHANYVIKVKLFANFSTIENAYVVKNLFKKEWNNIQLHKVEHE; this is encoded by the coding sequence ATGAAATGGCGTTTTTTGATCTTCTTTATTTTATTAGAATATACAGCTCTTCTTCTTTCTTTTTCAAAGATAAATTTGAATCAATATTTTGATACAAATTCTTCCAATTTCATTGGAAATATTTATAAAAACATTTATAGATTACGTCGATATTTATTTTTGGATATTGAGAATGAAAAACTTATTAATGAAAATGCAAGATTACGCCATTCTCTTATATCCTCTAAAATAAAAAAATATACTATAGATTTTAAAGAAGAAAATATTGATTATTTACAACAGTATATTTTTACTCCTGTAAAAATTATAAATAACAGTATACATGGACAGGAGAATTATATCACTATTAACAAAGGAAGTTTAGATGGAATTGAAACAGATATGGGAATAATATTATCTGATGGAATAGCAGGAATTATTGTAAAAACTTCACCGCATTTTAGTATAGCTATTTCTCTATTAAATCCAAAAATTAAAGTGAATGCAAGATTGAAAAAAAATAAATATTTTGGAACGGTAAGTTGGGATGGATTAGATCATGAATATGTTGTACTGTATGACATTCCTAGACATTCTATTTTCAATAAAGGAGATATAGTGGAAACAGATGGAAAATCGGCTACCTTTCCTGAAGGAATCCCTATTGGAAAAGTTTATGGTTATAGATTTGATGAAGAACATGCAAATTATGTAATAAAAGTAAAACTCTTTGCAAATTTTTCCACTATAGAAAATGCTTATGTGGTAAAAAATTTATTTAAAAAAGAATGGAATAATATTCAACTTCATAAAGTTGAACATGAGTAA
- a CDS encoding rod shape-determining protein, which produces MGSFDFMRNLFTQEIAIDLGTANTLIMHHNKVIVDLPSIIAIDIRTKKVLAVGEEAKKMQGKTHENIKIYKPLKDGVIADYQVAELMIREFIKKIPGINKKFFTPSLTMVICIPSGITEVEKRAVKDSAQHLNAKEVYLIEEPMAAAIGSGISVTKAEGNMIIDIGGGTTECGVIALGGIVCQKSIKIAGDVFTNDISYFLRTKYNLYIGERTAEKIKIDIGAAMESIENPPEDIHIQGRDLPTGKPKEMNLSYKETIPALDKSILRIEDAVMETLSSTPPELAADIYKTGIYMAGGGSLLRGLDKRISKKTGLSVSLVEDPLRAVVKGTGVALKNIDKFTFLMR; this is translated from the coding sequence ATGGGTTCATTTGACTTTATGAGGAATCTATTTACTCAAGAAATAGCTATAGATTTAGGTACAGCAAACACTCTTATTATGCATCACAATAAGGTCATAGTAGATCTCCCTTCAATAATAGCTATAGATATAAGAACTAAAAAAGTATTAGCCGTAGGTGAAGAAGCAAAAAAGATGCAAGGAAAAACTCATGAAAATATTAAAATATATAAACCATTAAAAGACGGAGTCATTGCCGATTATCAAGTTGCAGAACTAATGATAAGAGAATTCATAAAAAAAATTCCTGGTATAAATAAAAAATTTTTTACTCCATCATTAACCATGGTTATTTGTATTCCATCCGGAATAACAGAAGTAGAAAAAAGAGCAGTAAAAGATTCTGCACAACATCTTAATGCAAAAGAAGTTTATTTAATTGAGGAACCGATGGCAGCAGCTATTGGTTCTGGAATATCGGTGACAAAAGCTGAAGGAAATATGATTATTGATATTGGTGGAGGAACTACAGAATGTGGAGTAATAGCTCTAGGAGGTATAGTTTGTCAAAAATCCATAAAAATAGCTGGAGATGTTTTTACTAATGATATATCCTATTTTCTTAGAACTAAATACAATCTATATATTGGAGAAAGAACTGCAGAAAAAATAAAAATAGATATAGGAGCAGCTATGGAATCTATTGAAAATCCTCCGGAAGATATCCACATACAAGGAAGAGATTTGCCTACAGGAAAACCAAAAGAAATGAATCTTTCTTACAAAGAAACCATTCCGGCTCTTGATAAATCCATTCTAAGAATTGAAGATGCAGTTATGGAAACACTTTCTAGTACTCCTCCAGAACTAGCTGCAGATATTTATAAAACTGGAATATATATGGCTGGGGGTGGATCTCTTTTAAGAGGATTAGATAAAAGAATATCTAAAAAAACAGGTCTTTCTGTTTCTTTAGTAGAGGATCCTTTGAGGGCTGTAGTTAAAGGGACAGGAGTTGCTTTGAAAAATATTGATAAATTTACATTTTTGATGAGATAG
- the folK gene encoding 2-amino-4-hydroxy-6-hydroxymethyldihydropteridine diphosphokinase: MKEHKVFLFQGSNKGNRKKYLDESLSLIYKKIGKIVQKSSYFESEAWNMNKKTYPFYNRALCIKTFHSPIDLLEEIYDIESCIGRTNKSDLFSSQEKYKDREIDIDILFYDHMVIQSSILTIPHPLLHFRRFVLEPMCEIAPKKYHPIFHLTVLEMLGVCMDDLKIKKLGNFIP, encoded by the coding sequence ATGAAGGAACACAAAGTATTTTTATTTCAAGGAAGTAATAAAGGAAATAGAAAAAAATATTTAGATGAATCATTGTCCTTAATTTACAAAAAGATTGGAAAAATAGTTCAAAAATCTTCTTATTTTGAAAGCGAAGCTTGGAATATGAATAAAAAAACATATCCTTTTTACAATAGGGCATTGTGTATAAAAACATTTCATTCTCCTATTGATCTTTTAGAAGAAATTTATGATATTGAATCTTGCATAGGTAGAACTAATAAAAGTGACTTATTTTCTTCTCAAGAAAAATATAAAGATAGAGAAATTGATATAGATATTTTGTTTTACGATCACATGGTAATCCAAAGTTCTATTTTAACTATCCCACATCCTTTGTTACATTTTCGTAGATTTGTTTTAGAACCTATGTGTGAGATAGCCCCAAAAAAATATCACCCTATATTTCATCTTACTGTCTTGGAAATGTTAGGAGTTTGTATGGATGATTTAAAAATTAAAAAACTAGGTAATTTTATTCCATAG
- a CDS encoding OstA-like protein translates to MNTKYLFLLVFLLLFFLNFNKGYSFFKKNKNSLIRIIHSDFIQKKEKLHDDAFFFIGHVHFQYNGYQLFCDKAIYERKNNRFYGYGNVQLKSYKKKFFSHKIEFSKNFENIKASGKVILLQNNIKLTADVINYNFRKKIFQAIKNVFLILDKLRLSTNILEYNLRLKKFSYKKGGFISYRNYFLYSQEGFFFPIKKRALLKNKVKLISKYYTVYSNSMECLFPVDKITFFSHTIMVDNKNRDNFFYTKGGFFLIKKEIFLSKKYCSIHYNGKIVQGDYLFYNHKKKYGLIKNVFLEDPKKGYSFMGKNGYFDFNSGLFSLKKDTIAVVIKKDSKKDPIFIYSDIIKINFQKNSTYLIQFFSVQGIFLNEELQGKSDSLVYNPSKNYIQFYGNPIFWLKDQQITGNSIYMKLKKNIFSLDFFKIIKNASYIKKIDSEIFNQIQGKIVTGFFGKKNLLERILIQGNIQGIIFSNQFYCENLYIDLKNGNDVKRIFCLEKANSELFKKKEKNSLLIPLFSWREKEQPTNKKYLFYNKMKKFRQEILLEKKEIKKIFYERIRE, encoded by the coding sequence ATGAATACAAAATATCTTTTTTTGTTAGTTTTTCTTCTATTATTTTTCCTAAATTTTAATAAAGGCTATTCTTTCTTTAAGAAGAATAAAAATTCTTTGATCAGAATTATTCATTCTGATTTTATACAAAAAAAAGAAAAATTACATGATGATGCTTTTTTTTTTATAGGTCATGTTCATTTCCAATATAATGGATATCAACTTTTTTGTGATAAAGCTATTTATGAAAGAAAGAATAATAGATTTTATGGATATGGAAATGTTCAGTTAAAGTCATACAAAAAAAAATTTTTTTCTCATAAAATAGAATTTTCCAAAAATTTTGAAAATATAAAAGCTTCAGGTAAAGTGATTTTATTGCAAAATAATATAAAATTAACAGCAGATGTAATTAATTATAACTTTAGAAAAAAAATATTTCAGGCAATAAAAAATGTTTTTTTAATTTTGGATAAATTACGATTATCTACCAATATTTTAGAATACAATCTTAGACTTAAAAAATTTTCTTATAAAAAAGGAGGTTTTATTTCTTATAGAAATTATTTTTTATATAGTCAGGAAGGATTTTTTTTTCCTATAAAGAAAAGAGCCCTATTAAAAAATAAAGTAAAATTAATCAGCAAATATTATACTGTATATTCTAATTCTATGGAATGTCTATTTCCGGTAGATAAAATTACTTTTTTCAGCCATACTATTATGGTGGATAATAAAAATAGAGATAATTTTTTCTATACGAAAGGAGGTTTTTTTCTTATAAAAAAAGAAATTTTTTTATCCAAAAAATATTGTAGTATACATTATAATGGAAAAATAGTTCAAGGAGATTATTTATTTTACAATCACAAAAAAAAATATGGATTAATAAAAAATGTTTTTTTAGAGGATCCGAAAAAAGGATATTCTTTTATGGGAAAAAACGGATATTTTGATTTTAATTCTGGATTATTCTCTTTAAAGAAAGATACAATAGCTGTAGTAATAAAAAAAGATTCAAAAAAAGATCCCATTTTTATTTATTCTGATATTATCAAAATAAATTTTCAAAAAAATTCTACATATTTGATTCAATTTTTTTCTGTTCAAGGAATTTTTTTAAATGAAGAACTTCAAGGAAAAAGTGATTCTTTGGTTTATAACCCATCTAAAAATTACATTCAATTTTATGGAAATCCAATTTTTTGGTTAAAAGATCAACAGATTACTGGAAATTCCATTTATATGAAGTTGAAAAAAAATATCTTTTCATTAGATTTTTTTAAAATCATAAAAAATGCCTCTTATATAAAAAAAATAGATTCGGAAATATTTAATCAAATACAAGGAAAAATTGTTACAGGTTTTTTTGGAAAAAAAAATCTTTTGGAAAGAATTTTAATCCAAGGAAATATTCAAGGTATTATTTTTTCAAATCAATTTTATTGTGAAAATCTATATATAGATTTAAAAAATGGAAATGATGTAAAAAGGATTTTCTGTTTAGAAAAAGCAAATTCAGAACTTTTCAAAAAAAAAGAAAAAAATTCCTTATTGATTCCTCTATTTTCTTGGAGGGAAAAAGAGCAACCTACAAACAAAAAGTATTTGTTTTATAACAAAATGAAAAAATTTAGACAAGAAATTTTATTAGAAAAAAAAGAGATCAAAAAAATTTTTTATGAAAGAATTAGAGAATGA
- a CDS encoding aspartate aminotransferase family protein — translation MKELENDFIQYQAQVTSNPMKIVVDHAEGNYIYGKDGKKYLDFVAGVSVNTLGHGNKKIKESIKNQLEKYLHTMVYGEFVQEPCVRLCQKLSEITPYPLTKTYLVNSGTEAVEGALKLAKCYTGREEIISCKLSYHGSTQGSMSVMGYEKKKRPFRPLIPLVKFITFNQEEELIDSITNKTACVILETIQSSAGIVLPTHSFLKEVKKQCKKKNSLMILDEIQTGFGRTGKFFAFEHYGIVPDILIMGKGMGGGIPIGGFMSSNEIMKSFYDQVPLGHLTTFGGNALAATASLTTLNQLNESNIIDNISIKEKWIRKYLVHDQIKNIHGKGLLLSFELKNKNHIEEVLQSCIKKGLILFRFLFNSNSLRISPPLTITKEEIQKGCSIIIECLNDLQTK, via the coding sequence ATGAAAGAATTAGAGAATGATTTTATTCAATATCAAGCTCAAGTTACATCCAATCCGATGAAAATAGTAGTAGATCATGCAGAAGGAAATTATATTTATGGAAAAGATGGAAAAAAATACTTAGATTTTGTAGCCGGTGTTTCTGTTAATACATTAGGACATGGAAATAAAAAAATAAAAGAATCCATAAAGAATCAATTGGAAAAATATTTGCATACTATGGTTTATGGAGAATTTGTACAGGAACCTTGTGTAAGGCTTTGTCAAAAATTATCAGAGATTACTCCATATCCACTAACAAAAACTTATTTGGTAAATTCAGGAACTGAAGCAGTGGAAGGAGCCTTGAAATTAGCAAAGTGTTATACAGGAAGGGAAGAAATCATTTCCTGTAAATTATCTTATCATGGAAGTACACAAGGGTCTATGAGTGTTATGGGATATGAAAAAAAGAAAAGACCTTTTCGTCCTCTAATTCCATTAGTTAAATTTATAACATTCAATCAAGAAGAAGAATTAATTGATTCTATTACCAATAAAACTGCTTGTGTTATTTTAGAAACAATTCAAAGTTCTGCAGGTATTGTATTACCTACTCATTCCTTTCTAAAAGAAGTAAAAAAACAATGTAAAAAAAAAAATTCTTTGATGATTTTGGATGAAATACAAACAGGATTTGGAAGAACTGGTAAGTTTTTTGCTTTTGAACATTATGGAATTGTTCCTGATATTTTAATTATGGGAAAAGGAATGGGAGGAGGAATACCTATTGGTGGCTTTATGTCCTCAAATGAAATCATGAAATCTTTTTATGATCAAGTCCCCCTTGGACATTTAACGACTTTTGGTGGAAATGCGTTAGCTGCAACAGCTTCTCTAACTACATTAAATCAACTTAATGAGTCTAATATTATTGATAATATTTCTATAAAAGAAAAATGGATTAGAAAATATTTAGTTCATGATCAAATAAAGAATATTCATGGAAAAGGTCTTCTTTTATCTTTTGAATTGAAAAATAAAAATCATATTGAAGAAGTTTTACAATCTTGTATAAAAAAAGGATTAATCTTATTTCGTTTTTTATTCAATAGTAATTCTCTACGTATTTCTCCTCCATTGACCATAACAAAGGAAGAAATCCAAAAAGGATGTTCGATTATTATAGAATGTTTGAATGATCTTCAAACAAAATAA
- the truA gene encoding tRNA pseudouridine(38-40) synthase TruA gives MRYFIELAYNGKYYHGWQIQKEVKSVEERLEYCLSKLLKKSINVVGAGRTDKGVHAQQMFAHFDFENNISPNLIRKLNIFLPRSIHVFNIFPVKQHIHARFNAISRIYKYYLTCEKNPFIQDFSWYCFYPLDIEKMNHATKILMKYRDFSSFCKKYRKKRVINNICKIYYAYWSKKDTNFCFTIEANRFLRNMVRSIIGTLIDVGRKKISIDRFIEIIELKNDVYPRSTIVPACGLFLTKIIYPEDIFL, from the coding sequence ATGAGATACTTCATTGAATTAGCTTATAATGGAAAATATTATCATGGATGGCAGATACAAAAAGAGGTAAAGTCTGTAGAAGAAAGATTAGAATATTGTCTATCCAAATTATTGAAAAAATCTATAAATGTGGTAGGAGCAGGAAGAACGGATAAAGGAGTACATGCCCAACAAATGTTTGCTCATTTTGATTTTGAAAATAACATAAGTCCTAATCTAATTAGGAAACTAAATATTTTTTTACCTAGATCCATTCATGTTTTCAATATTTTTCCAGTAAAACAACATATACATGCTAGATTTAATGCTATAAGTAGAATCTATAAATATTATTTAACATGTGAGAAAAATCCATTTATTCAAGACTTTTCTTGGTATTGTTTTTATCCATTAGATATTGAAAAAATGAATCATGCTACTAAAATTTTAATGAAATATAGAGATTTTAGTTCTTTTTGCAAAAAATATAGAAAAAAAAGAGTAATAAATAATATATGTAAAATATACTATGCCTATTGGTCTAAAAAGGATACTAACTTTTGTTTTACCATTGAAGCTAATCGATTTTTAAGGAATATGGTACGATCCATAATAGGAACATTGATTGATGTAGGAAGGAAAAAAATTAGTATAGATAGATTTATAGAAATTATAGAATTAAAAAATGATGTTTATCCTCGTAGTACAATAGTTCCTGCATGTGGATTGTTTCTAACTAAAATTATTTATCCAGAGGACATTTTTTTATGA